Proteins co-encoded in one Nonomuraea helvata genomic window:
- the mgrA gene encoding L-glyceraldehyde 3-phosphate reductase — translation MTYQADEQRYERQPYNRSGRSGLKLPAVSLGLWHNFGDNRPIENSRAILRRAFDLGVTHFDLANNYGVPYGSAEKNFGRILREDFAHYRDELIISTKAGYDMWPGPYGEWGSRKYLLASLDQSLQRMGLEYVDIFYSHRPDPETPLEETMGALDRAVRSGKALYAGISSYSAEQTTQAARIMRELGTPLLIHQPSYSMINRWIEDGLLDAVEEAGMGCIVFSPLAQGLLTDRYLEGVPADSRAATSRFLSEDRINRELARDLNEIAKGRGQTLAQMALSWTLRDPRVTSTLIGASSVKQLEDNVACVDGPAFTEDELQAIDKITGPTSSVR, via the coding sequence ATGACCTACCAGGCAGACGAACAGCGTTACGAGCGGCAGCCGTACAACCGCAGCGGCCGCAGCGGGCTGAAGCTGCCCGCGGTGTCGCTGGGCCTGTGGCACAACTTCGGCGACAACCGGCCGATCGAGAACTCCCGGGCGATCCTGCGGCGCGCGTTCGACCTCGGGGTGACGCACTTCGACCTGGCCAACAACTACGGCGTCCCGTACGGCTCGGCGGAGAAGAACTTCGGGCGCATCCTGCGCGAGGATTTCGCGCACTACAGGGATGAGCTGATCATCTCCACCAAGGCCGGGTACGACATGTGGCCGGGCCCGTACGGCGAGTGGGGGTCGCGCAAGTACCTCCTGGCCAGCCTCGACCAGTCGCTCCAGCGCATGGGCCTGGAGTACGTCGACATCTTCTACAGCCACCGCCCCGACCCCGAGACGCCGCTCGAGGAGACCATGGGGGCGCTCGACCGGGCCGTCCGCTCGGGCAAGGCGCTCTACGCGGGCATCTCCAGCTACTCGGCCGAGCAGACCACCCAGGCCGCGCGGATCATGCGCGAGCTGGGCACGCCGCTGCTCATCCACCAGCCGTCCTACTCGATGATCAACCGGTGGATCGAGGACGGCCTGCTGGACGCGGTGGAGGAGGCGGGCATGGGCTGCATCGTGTTCTCGCCGCTGGCGCAGGGCCTGCTGACCGACCGCTACCTCGAAGGCGTGCCGGCCGACTCGCGGGCGGCCACGAGCCGGTTCCTGAGCGAGGACCGGATCAACCGCGAGCTGGCGCGCGACCTCAACGAGATCGCGAAGGGCCGGGGTCAGACGCTGGCCCAGATGGCGCTGTCGTGGACGCTCAGGGACCCGCGGGTCACGAGCACGCTGATCGGGGCGAGCAGCGTGAAGCAGCTCGAGGACAACGTCGCCTGCGTGGACGGCCCCGCCTTCACGGAGGACGAACTTCAGGCGATAGACAAAATCACCGGCCCGACTTCGTCGGTCCGGTGA
- a CDS encoding S9 family peptidase, with translation MSSNTPPVAKKIPAKRTHHGDTVIDEYAWLSNKEDPDTTAYLEAENEFLKQQTAHLSDLQEEVFQEIKGRTQETDLSVASRKGAWWYFSRTEEGKQYSVSCRVPAEGDAPPEITPGERLDREQVILDGNELAGDSPFFSIGTSAVTPDGTMLAFATDYKGDERFTLRFKNLETGEVLPDEITDIFYGGCWSADGSTFFYTRVDDAWRPFQVYRHTLGTEEDVLVYEETDERYWVGIGLTRSEKYLVLGAGSKITSEVRLLDATDPTGEFKVVRPRKTGVEYGVEHAGDFFYVLHNENAENFELATAPLDDPATWTPLTAHRDDTRLLEIDAFSDHAVVHFRRDGLTGLRILPYPEASDWRERMEAAERNAYEIDFPEPLYDVGPAGNPEFTTTRLRLAYTSMITPPSVYDYELDTHELILLKRRPVLGGFDPADYEQFREWATAEDGTRIPVSIVKRKDAAKPAPTVLYGYGSYESSIDPAFSVPRLSLLDRGFVFAVAHVRGGGEMGRRWYEEGKLTRKRNTFTDFVAAARHLKATGWSERIIARGASAGGLLMGAVTNLAPEEFAGVVAEVPFVDALNTILDPSLPLTVIEWDEWGDPLHDPDVYAYMKSYTPYENVDGRAYPPILAITSLNDTRVMYHEPAKWIARLRATASGGPFLLKTEMGAGHGGRSGRYDAWREEAFALSWIIERGTS, from the coding sequence GTGAGCAGCAACACGCCGCCAGTGGCGAAGAAGATCCCGGCGAAGCGCACCCATCACGGTGACACCGTCATAGACGAGTACGCCTGGCTGAGCAACAAGGAAGATCCAGATACCACCGCCTATCTCGAGGCGGAGAACGAATTCCTCAAACAGCAGACCGCTCACCTCTCCGATCTCCAGGAGGAGGTGTTCCAGGAGATCAAGGGACGCACGCAGGAAACGGATCTCTCCGTCGCCAGCCGCAAGGGCGCATGGTGGTACTTCTCGCGTACGGAGGAGGGCAAGCAGTACTCCGTCTCCTGCCGCGTCCCCGCGGAGGGCGACGCGCCTCCGGAGATCACCCCGGGCGAGAGGCTCGACCGCGAGCAGGTGATCCTCGACGGCAACGAGCTCGCCGGCGACAGCCCGTTCTTCTCGATCGGCACCAGCGCCGTCACTCCCGACGGGACGATGCTGGCCTTCGCGACCGACTACAAGGGCGACGAGCGGTTCACGCTCAGGTTCAAGAACCTCGAGACGGGCGAGGTGCTGCCCGACGAGATCACGGACATCTTCTACGGGGGCTGCTGGTCGGCCGACGGCTCGACGTTCTTCTACACGCGCGTGGACGACGCCTGGCGCCCGTTCCAGGTCTACCGGCACACCCTCGGCACCGAGGAGGACGTGCTGGTCTACGAGGAGACCGACGAGCGTTACTGGGTCGGCATCGGGCTCACGCGGAGCGAGAAGTACCTGGTGCTCGGCGCGGGCAGCAAGATCACCAGTGAGGTGCGCCTTCTCGACGCCACCGACCCCACGGGTGAGTTCAAGGTGGTGCGCCCCAGGAAGACGGGCGTCGAGTACGGCGTCGAGCACGCGGGCGACTTCTTCTACGTGCTCCACAACGAGAACGCCGAGAACTTCGAGCTGGCCACCGCGCCGCTCGACGACCCCGCCACCTGGACCCCGCTGACCGCCCACCGCGACGACACCAGGCTCCTGGAGATCGACGCGTTCTCCGACCACGCCGTCGTGCACTTCCGCCGCGACGGGCTGACCGGCCTGCGGATCCTCCCCTATCCCGAGGCGTCGGACTGGCGCGAGCGGATGGAGGCCGCCGAGCGGAACGCGTACGAGATCGACTTCCCCGAGCCGCTCTACGACGTCGGCCCTGCGGGCAACCCCGAGTTCACCACCACCCGGCTCAGGCTCGCGTACACGAGCATGATCACCCCGCCCAGCGTGTACGACTACGAGCTCGACACGCACGAGCTGATCCTGCTCAAGCGGCGCCCGGTGCTGGGCGGCTTCGACCCGGCCGACTACGAGCAGTTCCGTGAGTGGGCCACGGCCGAGGACGGCACGAGGATCCCCGTGTCCATCGTGAAGCGCAAGGACGCCGCCAAGCCCGCCCCGACCGTGCTGTACGGGTACGGAAGCTACGAGAGCTCCATCGACCCCGCCTTCTCGGTCCCGAGGCTCTCGCTGCTCGACCGCGGGTTCGTCTTCGCCGTCGCGCACGTCAGGGGCGGCGGCGAGATGGGCCGCCGCTGGTACGAGGAGGGCAAGCTCACCAGGAAGCGCAACACCTTCACCGACTTCGTGGCCGCGGCCAGGCACCTGAAGGCGACCGGCTGGAGCGAGCGGATCATCGCCAGGGGCGCCTCCGCGGGCGGCCTGCTGATGGGTGCGGTGACGAACCTCGCGCCCGAGGAGTTCGCGGGCGTGGTGGCCGAGGTGCCGTTCGTGGACGCGTTGAACACCATCCTCGATCCGTCGCTCCCGCTGACCGTGATCGAATGGGACGAGTGGGGCGACCCCCTGCACGACCCCGACGTCTACGCCTACATGAAGAGCTACACGCCGTACGAGAACGTGGACGGCAGGGCGTACCCCCCGATCCTGGCGATCACCAGCCTGAACGACACCCGCGTGATGTACCACGAGCCGGCGAAGTGGATCGCCAGGCTCCGCGCGACGGCGAGCGGCGGGCCGTTCCTGCTCAAGACGGAGATGGGCGCCGGGCACGGCGGACGCAGCGGGCGCTACGACGCCTGGCGCGAGGAGGCCTTCGCGCTGTCGTGGATCATCGAAAGGGGCACGTCATGA
- a CDS encoding choice-of-anchor C family protein, whose product MSLSVITLRCSVKRAIVAMALENEHLDDGIKSAIHSRNRVLRRKIMTADISSAHRRVSAPSRLRDRSAHASPWRRLCVGAGLTGALAVALAPTPAAATAKLGNGSFEQLDITPDYFQNFIIGESIGTWQVSAGSVDLARTNFWQASDGSQSVDLNGGTDSPPGGVRQTIATRPGESYEVVFSLAGNPGGLPTVKTGQVLVNGAVVQSFSFDISGATKANMGYQTRKVRFTATGLSATLEFRSTTSSAYGPVIDDVDVDRCACSSP is encoded by the coding sequence ATGAGCTTGTCGGTGATTACTTTGAGGTGCTCCGTCAAGCGGGCGATTGTCGCCATGGCTCTTGAGAATGAGCACCTGGATGACGGGATCAAGTCCGCCATCCATTCACGGAATCGCGTACTCCGAAGGAAGATCATGACTGCTGACATATCTTCTGCCCACCGCCGGGTTTCTGCTCCGTCGCGTCTCCGCGACAGATCCGCCCACGCGAGCCCTTGGCGCCGGCTCTGCGTCGGCGCCGGCCTGACGGGCGCGCTGGCGGTAGCCCTCGCACCCACGCCGGCGGCGGCCACGGCGAAGCTGGGGAACGGCAGCTTCGAGCAGCTCGACATAACACCGGACTACTTCCAGAACTTCATCATCGGAGAGTCCATCGGAACGTGGCAGGTCAGCGCGGGCAGTGTGGACCTGGCCCGGACCAACTTCTGGCAGGCGTCGGACGGGAGCCAGTCAGTGGACCTCAACGGCGGGACAGACAGCCCTCCCGGCGGGGTCCGTCAGACCATCGCCACGCGTCCAGGCGAGAGTTATGAGGTGGTCTTCTCACTCGCCGGGAATCCAGGCGGTCTTCCGACAGTGAAGACGGGACAGGTCCTCGTCAACGGGGCCGTCGTGCAGAGCTTCAGCTTCGACATCTCAGGTGCCACCAAGGCCAACATGGGTTACCAGACGCGGAAGGTGAGGTTCACAGCGACCGGGCTCTCCGCCACTCTGGAATTCAGGAGCACGACCAGCAGCGCCTACGGCCCGGTCATCGACGACGTAGACGTTGACCGATGTGCCTGCAGCAGCCCCTGA
- a CDS encoding FkbM family methyltransferase has translation MSAQGTLKAILNHPANRGNRGAALIRTAMWQTWKRLIRQPFDLTVYENMKLRAHPNGQAGRFFYFGSLPDHQEMTFMRRYLRPGDGFIDCGANEGVYTLLAAKLVGPAGEVHAFEAVPLFVTRLRRNILANHLTMVEVHSDAVGAEPGRTPFVIRGVGSRIQTREDVAAGGNTVDVNVVRLDDVLPDRSWAMGKLDVEGAEHQALRGAEKLIARGEPAVLMLELVDRFLTRFGSSVTQVREWLADHGYEFVCYEAGPNRLMTAPESFVPKPNILAVSRQRRAEVDARLRRAL, from the coding sequence ATGAGCGCCCAAGGAACACTGAAGGCCATTCTGAACCACCCTGCCAACCGTGGCAATCGAGGGGCGGCTCTCATTCGCACCGCTATGTGGCAGACCTGGAAGAGATTGATACGCCAGCCTTTTGATTTGACCGTGTACGAGAACATGAAGCTTCGGGCCCACCCCAACGGCCAGGCCGGTCGGTTCTTCTACTTCGGCTCATTGCCGGATCACCAGGAGATGACCTTCATGCGGCGCTATCTCCGACCCGGTGACGGCTTCATCGACTGCGGCGCCAATGAGGGCGTCTACACGCTTCTCGCCGCAAAGCTGGTCGGTCCGGCGGGAGAGGTGCATGCGTTCGAGGCGGTTCCTCTCTTCGTCACCAGACTGCGCCGGAACATCCTGGCCAACCACCTCACGATGGTCGAGGTCCACTCGGACGCCGTCGGCGCGGAGCCAGGCCGGACGCCTTTCGTGATCCGTGGAGTCGGCTCGCGTATCCAGACGCGGGAAGACGTCGCAGCTGGCGGCAACACGGTCGACGTGAACGTCGTCCGCCTCGATGACGTGCTGCCTGACCGCAGCTGGGCGATGGGCAAGCTTGATGTCGAGGGGGCGGAGCACCAGGCCCTGAGAGGTGCCGAGAAGCTTATCGCTCGGGGGGAGCCCGCCGTCTTGATGCTGGAACTCGTCGATCGTTTCCTCACGCGATTCGGTTCCAGCGTGACGCAGGTTCGTGAGTGGCTCGCAGATCACGGCTACGAGTTCGTGTGCTACGAAGCCGGCCCCAACCGGTTGATGACGGCGCCAGAGTCGTTCGTTCCGAAGCCGAACATCCTCGCTGTTTCGCGGCAGCGACGAGCCGAGGTTGACGCTCGGCTACGCCGCGCACTGTAA
- a CDS encoding nucleotide sugar dehydrogenase, with amino-acid sequence MVVGQGYVGLPLAMRAVEAGFDVVGIDVDEWRVKRLNAGESYVEDIGDDQIMAAQSCGRYFASTDYADAKGFDICVITVPTPLCDGAPDLRHITSAGQSIAPLIRRGAAVVLESTTYPGTTEECLRPLLEDGSGLRAPDDFYLGYSPERIDPGNPRWRLENTPKVVSGIDESSLARIRRFYECIVREVVPVSSVRGAELCKLLENTFRHVNIALMNELSIFAQRLGIDVWEAIEAASTKPFGYMRFFPGPGVGGHCLPIDPSYLSWAVKRDLGHNFRFVELANDINNSMPDHVVHRLAMALNERAKPIKGSRVLLLGLAYKKNVGDCRESPSLEVAKSLSKLGAHVRAADPYVEDSLVPANIEIVEATARAISAADAVVILTDHDCFDYNLIEQTSPFVFDTRNRCRGPNVERL; translated from the coding sequence GTGGTCGTCGGCCAGGGGTATGTAGGGTTGCCTCTGGCGATGCGGGCGGTCGAAGCCGGGTTCGACGTCGTGGGGATCGACGTGGACGAATGGCGTGTCAAACGGTTGAACGCCGGCGAATCCTATGTCGAGGACATCGGCGACGATCAGATCATGGCCGCGCAGAGTTGCGGCCGTTATTTCGCCAGCACCGATTACGCCGACGCCAAGGGGTTCGACATCTGTGTGATCACGGTGCCGACGCCGCTGTGCGACGGCGCTCCAGACCTTCGTCACATCACCTCGGCCGGCCAGTCCATCGCTCCTCTGATCCGACGAGGAGCCGCAGTGGTCCTGGAGTCGACCACCTATCCCGGCACCACGGAGGAGTGTCTCCGCCCTCTGCTAGAGGACGGCTCCGGATTGCGTGCGCCCGACGACTTCTACCTCGGCTACAGTCCGGAACGCATCGATCCCGGCAACCCTCGGTGGCGTCTGGAGAACACGCCGAAGGTCGTGTCCGGCATCGACGAGTCATCTCTCGCCAGGATCAGGCGCTTCTACGAGTGCATCGTCCGTGAGGTCGTTCCCGTCTCCTCGGTCCGAGGGGCCGAACTCTGCAAGCTGTTGGAGAACACCTTCCGGCACGTCAACATCGCCCTGATGAACGAGTTGTCCATCTTCGCGCAGCGGCTCGGCATCGACGTCTGGGAGGCCATCGAGGCCGCCTCCACCAAGCCGTTCGGCTACATGCGTTTCTTCCCTGGCCCCGGTGTCGGCGGGCATTGCCTGCCCATTGACCCGTCATACCTGTCATGGGCCGTCAAACGGGACCTCGGACACAACTTCCGGTTCGTGGAACTGGCCAACGACATCAACAACAGCATGCCGGACCACGTGGTGCACCGGCTCGCCATGGCCCTGAACGAGCGTGCCAAGCCCATCAAGGGCAGTCGCGTGCTTCTGCTGGGGCTCGCGTACAAGAAGAACGTCGGAGACTGCCGTGAGTCCCCGTCTCTCGAGGTGGCCAAATCGCTCAGTAAGCTTGGCGCGCACGTGCGGGCCGCCGACCCGTACGTCGAAGACTCCCTGGTGCCGGCCAACATCGAAATTGTCGAGGCCACAGCTCGGGCGATCTCGGCGGCGGACGCCGTGGTGATTCTCACGGACCACGACTGCTTCGACTACAACCTGATCGAACAGACGAGCCCCTTCGTTTTCGATACCCGCAACCGCTGCCGGGGTCCCAACGTGGAACGCCTCTGA
- a CDS encoding ice-binding family protein: MSIGDAAPFAVLAGSAVTNTDLTRVIGDLGTSPGSSVTGFPPGTVTGKIHAGDSTAANAKSDVVTVYNDLSARAPDATVPAELGNTTKTPGVYASTTGNFQINGTLVLDAQANPDSLFVFKAATLTAARSSTITLAGGAKAENLYWVISDSATLDTFTTFRGDLIAANAITVNSRANSIGRLFTLNKAITITGATSQPPTLLQVPDDLPTTTTLSSDNNPSHAGEPVTFTATVNAVDGTTTLVPQGNVVFKDGGTVLGTAFHGENQPATITTSNLSTGQHHITAVYLGGTSFNNEEPIHFAPSSSPSLTQTVNP, from the coding sequence GTGAGTATCGGTGATGCCGCGCCGTTCGCGGTGCTGGCGGGATCGGCGGTGACCAACACCGATCTCACCAGGGTCATCGGAGATCTGGGAACGAGCCCCGGCTCCAGCGTCACGGGCTTCCCACCCGGCACCGTGACCGGCAAGATCCACGCCGGCGACTCCACCGCTGCGAACGCCAAGTCCGACGTGGTCACGGTCTACAACGACCTCTCGGCACGCGCGCCCGATGCCACCGTGCCCGCAGAACTGGGCAACACCACCAAAACGCCCGGCGTCTACGCTTCCACCACGGGCAACTTCCAGATCAACGGGACGCTCGTCCTGGACGCCCAGGCCAATCCGGACTCTCTCTTCGTCTTCAAGGCCGCCACGTTGACCGCCGCCAGGTCCAGCACCATCACCCTCGCCGGCGGCGCCAAAGCCGAGAACCTCTACTGGGTGATCAGTGACTCCGCCACCCTCGACACCTTCACCACCTTCCGGGGAGACCTCATCGCCGCCAATGCCATCACCGTCAACAGCAGAGCGAATTCCATCGGACGCCTGTTCACCCTCAACAAGGCCATCACCATCACGGGGGCAACCAGCCAGCCACCCACGCTTCTCCAGGTACCCGACGATCTCCCCACCACCACGACACTGAGTTCCGACAACAATCCCTCTCACGCAGGAGAACCTGTCACCTTCACCGCCACCGTCAACGCCGTCGACGGCACCACCACCCTGGTCCCCCAAGGAAATGTCGTCTTCAAAGACGGCGGCACCGTCCTCGGCACCGCATTTCACGGCGAGAACCAACCCGCCACCATCACCACCTCAAACCTCAGCACGGGACAACACCACATCACCGCCGTCTATCTCGGCGGAACCAGCTTCAACAACGAAGAGCCCATACACTTCGCCCCAAGCAGTTCGCCCTCGCTTACGCAGACGGTCAACCCATAG